A single Mangifera indica cultivar Alphonso chromosome 20, CATAS_Mindica_2.1, whole genome shotgun sequence DNA region contains:
- the LOC123204505 gene encoding dnaJ homolog subfamily C member 16-like, translated as MARPAMASTVKAYAVPLALFLLGLYYQLVVLPRAFPSSHYEVLGIKRYSSVGEVKDAYEKLSSKWNSGEEVPSTADFLKIRYAYELLTYPSWKRDYDIYGIDEQLHVLTEVKEQHGGDSFSHIDLPLLNASASDYNDYAFNVITSKDFPSIFKDSKPWLIQVYSDGSYRCAQFSNAWKRIAALMDGIANTGMVELAEVQLATYLAERKPTGQFYFRRGLPSFIAFPTGCKTADCIIRFDGELSVDAVADWFATTVLNLPRIFYYTKESLGKDFLAKTAPHKVKVILFSKTGERATPFVRQISKDYRAYASFAFILWQEEEAALWWNTFEVDSAPAIVFLKDPGVKPIVYHGSFNNSRFSEVMEQHKEQELPQLRSSTSMELGCDARGYSRAGSDTKIWYCIILAGRQSQELNKMRETMRRVQEILSSVGGSDTAETDQSLAPLISAFGNKRLTFAWLDGEAQERYCSFYLFSETIFETCGRRRDMTDIPRIIIVRYNRNTTAENIKVDRKPQNIWSALQEEVDPAAQLVVRYNGSEEIPEILKWASEIIKDGDTKDLPFYRAKTPELVPEDTDPIWSRGAQSIRSKSVGLKHWMRNILAGYSGYVGDPRIGPSLLLAALMSFGTIWLVRSQQPARPRQSDRPSESSIEVETRQRQRERARKLSKKDRPSSITDVEPKDAYQALLSDSDSE; from the exons ATGGCTCGCCCTGCAATGGCGTCAACGGTCAAAGCCTACGCGGTGCCTCTCGCTCTCTTCCTTCTCGGTCTTTATTATCAGCTTGTCGTTCTTCCTCGCGCCTTTCCTTCTTCTCATTACGAAG ttttgggAATAAAACGGTACAGCTCTGTTGGAGAAGTGAAAGACGCGTACGAGAAGTTATCCTCTAAGTG GAATTCGGGTGAGGAAGTTCCAAGTACTGCTGATTTTTTGAAG ATTCGCTATGCTTACGAGCTTCTGACCTATCCTTCATGGAAGAGGGACTATGACATATATGGAATTGATGAGCAACTA CATGTTCTTACTGAGGTCAAAGAACAACATGGTGGGGATAGTTTCTCACATATAGACCTTCCGTTACTTAATGCTTCCGCTTCTG ATTACAATGATTATGCCTTTAATGTTATTACATCGAAGGATTTTCCGTCTATATTTAAAGATAGTAAGCCATGGCTAATTCAG GTTTATTCAGATGGGAGCTATCGTTGCGCTCAATTTTCTAATGCTTGGAAACGAATTG CTGCCTTAATGGACGGTATTGCAAATACTGGTATGGTGGAACTCGCTGAGGTTCAACTTGCCACATACCTTGCCGAGAGAAAGCCAACTGGACAATTTTACTTTAGAAGAG GTCTTCCTTCATTCATTGCATTTCCAACAGGGTGTAAAACTGCTGATTGTATAATTAG GTTTGATGGAGAACTCTCTGTGGATGCAGTTGCTGATTGGTTTGCAACAACTGTATTAAATTTACCTCGAATTTTCTACTATACAAAGGAGTCACTG GGAAAAGATTTTCTAGCAAAAACTGCACCTCATAAG GTAAAGGTAATTTTATTCTCCAAAACTGGTGAGCGTGCAACTCCATTTGTTCGGCAAATTTCCAAGGATTATCGGGCTTATGCCTCTTTTGCCTTCATACTATGGCAAGAGGAGGAAGCTGCCCTTTGGTGGAACAC GTTTGAGGTGGATTCTGCACCTGCTATTGTATTCTTGAAAGATCCGGGTGTCAAACCTATTGTGTACCATG GGTCATTTAATAATTCACGGTTTTCCGAAGTCATGGAACAACATAAAGAGCAAg AGCTTCCTCAGTTAAGGAGTTCAACATCAATGGAACTTGGGTGTGATGCCCGGGGTTATTCTCGTGCTGGAAGTGATACCAAGATCTGGTATTGTATCATTCTTGCAGGAAGGCAAAGTCAAGAACTAAACAAAATGCGTGAA ACCATGCGCAGGGTTCAAGAAATCTTATCAAGTGTTGGTGGATCAGATACAGCTGAGACTGATCAATCTTTAGCTCCATTGATAAGTGCATTCGGAAACAAGCGACTGACTTTTGCTTGGCTTGATGGGGAAGCTCAAGAA CGTTATTGTTCATTCTACCTTTTCTCAGAGACAATCTTTGAAACCTGTGGACGAAGGAGGGATATGACTGATATACCTCGGATAATTATTGTGCGTTACAACAGAAATACAACTGCTGAGAATATCAAAGTTGATAGAAAACCGCAAAATATATGGAGTGCATTACAAGAGGAAGTGGATCCTGCAGCACAGCTCGTAGTGAGGTACAATGGTTCAGAAGAAATTCCCGAG attttaaaatGGGCATCAGAAATAATTAAGGATGGTGACACCAAAGATCTCCCATTCTAT AGAGCGAAGACTCCCGAACTTGTTCCTGAGGACACAGATCCTATCTGGTCCAGAGGTGCACAAAGCATTCGTTCTAAGAGCGTTGGACTGAAGCACTGGATGCGCAACATTCTAGCCGGATATTCTGGTTACGTTGGGGATCCTAGAATAGGTCCAAGCTTGCTTTTGGCGGCATTAATGTCTTTTGGTACCATCTGGCTGGTCAGGAGTCAACAACCAGCTCGTCCTAGGCAATCAGATCGACCAAGTGAATCGAGTATTGAG gTTGAAACTAGACAACGACAGAGAGAGCGGGCAAGGAAATTGTCAAAGAAAGATCGGCCATCTTCCATAACTGACGTGGAACCGAAAGATGCATACCAGGCCCTTCTTTCAGATTCTGATTCTGAGTAG
- the LOC123204011 gene encoding peptidyl-prolyl cis-trans isomerase NIMA-interacting 4-like, with product MGKDSKPKDGGKGKGKQAAGGDENSSKGKGKGGKSADGLGTCTYVKARHVLCEKQGKINEAYKKLQDGWLSNGDKVPPAEFAKIAAEYSECPSGKKGGDLGWFPRGKMAGPFQEVAFSTPIGATSAPFKSTHGYHIILCEGRKN from the exons ATGGGAAAGGACTCTAAGCCAAAAGATGGAGGGAAGGGTAAAGGGAAACAGGCAGCAGGAGGTGATGAAAATTCTTCAAAGGGTAAAGGAAAAGGTGGGAAGTCAGCTGATGGGCTTGGCACCTGCACATATGTCAAAG CAAGGCATGTCTTATGTGAGAAACAAGGGAAGATCAATGAAGCATACAAGAAGCTGCAAGATGGTTGGCTTAGCAATGGAGATAAGGTTCCACCAGCAGAGTTTGCTAAG ATAGCTGCAGAATATTCAGAGTGCCCATCTGGGAAGAAGGGTGGAGACCTTGGATGGTTTCCACGTGGCAAAATGGCCGGCCCATTTCAGGAAGTTGCCTTCAGCACACCAATTGGAGCTACCAGTGCACCCTTCAAATCAAC GCATGGATACCACATAATCTTGTGTGAAGGGAGGAAGAATTAA